A genomic segment from Bacillota bacterium encodes:
- a CDS encoding ABC transporter permease: MSLQFEQRDGKGTPVFDQAAHTSIGFALFFCMFTVVFAMGTILDEKREGTWQRLRAMPVSRGQILAGNLRGTFLIGMTQMLLLVLAGAYLFGVNWGKNLPGTLLVLAAFMFCAAGLGLALSGLVKTTAQLAALAPILLVSTSMLGGCFWPLEVVESEVLLAMARFVPQSWAVTALHDLVVREAALTAVLPAVGVLLLMGTVFCGLGLRLILREPRLRR; the protein is encoded by the coding sequence GTGAGCCTGCAGTTTGAACAGCGGGATGGAAAAGGCACACCGGTGTTTGATCAGGCCGCCCACACCTCGATCGGCTTCGCGCTCTTTTTCTGCATGTTCACCGTGGTCTTTGCCATGGGCACCATTCTGGATGAGAAGCGGGAAGGGACCTGGCAACGGTTGCGGGCGATGCCGGTTTCCCGGGGGCAGATTCTGGCCGGCAACCTCAGGGGCACCTTCCTGATCGGCATGACGCAGATGCTGCTGCTGGTATTGGCCGGGGCCTACCTTTTCGGGGTGAACTGGGGAAAAAACCTGCCCGGCACCCTGCTGGTGCTGGCCGCCTTTATGTTCTGTGCCGCCGGTTTGGGCCTGGCCCTCTCGGGGTTGGTCAAGACGACGGCGCAACTGGCGGCCCTGGCGCCGATCCTGCTGGTCAGCACCTCCATGCTCGGGGGGTGTTTCTGGCCGCTGGAGGTGGTGGAGTCCGAGGTCCTGCTGGCCATGGCCCGCTTTGTGCCCCAGAGCTGGGCGGTGACCGCCCTCCACGACTTGGTGGTCCGGGAGGCCGCCCTGACCGCCGTCCTGCCGGCGGTGGGCGTGCTGCTCCTGATGGGCACCGTTTTCTGCGGATTGGGGCTCAGGCTGATTTTGCGGGAGCCCAGGTTGAGGAGATGA
- a CDS encoding type II toxin-antitoxin system RelE/ParE family toxin gives MYSLSYLPVASRDIAEAVLYVAETLNAPKAAIDLLEALDVAISRMKKFPYSCRVYQPAKPLEREYRILSVKNYAVLYTVNEQEKTVEIYRVIYAKRDLDKQL, from the coding sequence ATGTATAGTCTCTCGTATTTGCCTGTTGCCAGTCGTGACATTGCGGAGGCCGTGCTTTACGTCGCGGAGACCCTCAACGCGCCAAAGGCGGCTATTGATTTGCTCGAAGCATTGGACGTCGCTATATCCCGCATGAAGAAGTTTCCGTATTCCTGCCGTGTCTACCAACCGGCAAAGCCTTTGGAGCGCGAGTACCGCATCCTGAGTGTAAAAAATTACGCCGTGCTTTATACGGTCAACGAACAAGAAAAAACCGTGGAGATTTACCGTGTGATCTATGCAAAGAGAGACCTTGACAAACAGCTCTAA
- a CDS encoding toxin-antitoxin system HicB family antitoxin translates to MSPKKSFPLRIDPKLHEALARWAADEFRSVNAHIEFLLREAARKAGRLPGAGRKGGDEGENHKDQ, encoded by the coding sequence ATGTCCCCCAAAAAGAGCTTTCCCCTGAGAATTGACCCCAAATTGCACGAAGCTCTGGCGCGTTGGGCCGCCGACGAGTTTCGGAGCGTCAACGCCCATATCGAGTTCCTGCTGAGGGAGGCCGCCCGAAAAGCCGGAAGGCTTCCCGGCGCCGGCCGTAAAGGCGGCGATGAAGGAGAGAATCATAAAGATCAGTAA
- the rarD gene encoding EamA family transporter RarD, with protein sequence MKDDQADERLAGIAAALGAYLLWGVLPLYWKLVQSVPPPEILAHRIVWSFAFLVAVLLLSGKTRPFLIELRGVLKQPKQTAGVVLAAALITVNWLTYIWAVNNDHIVESSLGYYINPLVSVLLAIVVLKERLSYWQMVSFVLATAGVLYMTFHFGAVPWIALTLAVTFGLYGLIKKVIHLGAITGITLETLLISPFMLAYLGYLHSGAGGAFGTGPPAVTGLLMGAGIVTAVPLILFAAAANRLPLSVIGFMQYLAPTIMLLIGVFLYQEPFTGVHLVSFVLIWTALAIFSLAKTTPFAQFESRFLNHRHEKSLSQQK encoded by the coding sequence GTGAAAGACGATCAGGCCGATGAACGGTTGGCCGGCATTGCCGCCGCCCTGGGCGCGTACCTGCTGTGGGGAGTACTGCCGCTATACTGGAAACTCGTCCAAAGCGTCCCGCCGCCGGAGATCCTGGCCCACCGGATCGTGTGGTCCTTTGCTTTTCTGGTGGCCGTACTGCTCCTGTCCGGAAAAACGCGACCGTTCCTGATCGAACTGCGCGGCGTGCTCAAGCAGCCGAAACAGACCGCGGGAGTCGTGCTGGCGGCCGCCTTGATCACCGTGAACTGGCTGACGTACATCTGGGCGGTCAACAACGACCACATCGTGGAGTCGAGCCTGGGGTACTATATCAACCCGCTGGTGAGCGTCCTTTTGGCCATCGTTGTCTTGAAGGAACGGCTCTCCTACTGGCAGATGGTTTCGTTCGTCCTGGCCACGGCCGGGGTCTTGTACATGACGTTTCATTTCGGAGCCGTCCCCTGGATTGCGCTGACCCTGGCCGTCACTTTCGGCCTGTACGGCCTGATCAAGAAAGTGATCCACCTGGGAGCGATTACGGGGATCACCCTGGAAACCCTGCTCATTTCCCCGTTCATGCTCGCCTACCTGGGTTACCTGCACAGCGGCGCCGGCGGGGCTTTTGGCACCGGCCCCCCGGCCGTTACCGGGCTGCTGATGGGCGCCGGCATCGTGACGGCGGTGCCGCTGATCCTGTTCGCCGCCGCCGCCAACCGGCTGCCGCTGTCGGTGATCGGGTTTATGCAGTACCTCGCGCCCACCATAATGCTGCTCATCGGCGTCTTCCTCTATCAGGAGCCCTTCACCGGCGTGCACCTGGTCTCGTTTGTCCTGATCTGGACGGCGCTGGCCATCTTCTCCCTGGCCAAAACCACGCCGTTTGCACAGTTCGAATCCCGTTTTCTGAATCACCGCCACGAGAAAAGTCTAAGCCAACAAAAGTGA
- a CDS encoding type II toxin-antitoxin system Phd/YefM family antitoxin: MPHIRPVSDLRNNFADISRTVHESSEPVFLTKNGYGNMVIMSMEAFERLQFSSEIYFKLKEAELEAKTTGKRFSHKEVFSGLRRKLQEKAAEDV, from the coding sequence ATGCCGCATATCAGACCTGTATCCGATCTTCGCAATAATTTTGCAGATATTTCCAGAACGGTTCACGAGAGCTCCGAGCCGGTTTTTCTGACAAAGAACGGCTACGGCAACATGGTCATTATGAGCATGGAGGCCTTTGAGCGCCTTCAGTTTAGCAGCGAGATTTACTTCAAGCTCAAAGAGGCGGAGCTGGAAGCGAAAACCACCGGCAAACGGTTTTCCCACAAGGAAGTGTTTTCTGGCCTGAGACGCAAGCTTCAGGAGAAGGCCGCGGAGGATGTATAG
- a CDS encoding HEPN domain-containing protein has translation MTEEQRALVLHRMNRAREAIEEARVLLTANHANACVNRLYYACFYAVSALILTEGRSSSKHSGVRAIFDQEWVKPGHVPIELGRLYRRLFESRQQSDYADFVTFEVSTVSSWVDEAFHFVETVGTVIEDRA, from the coding sequence TTGACAGAGGAACAGCGTGCACTGGTACTGCATCGGATGAATCGAGCACGTGAGGCCATCGAAGAGGCGCGAGTGCTGCTCACCGCCAATCACGCCAATGCGTGTGTGAACCGTCTTTATTATGCGTGCTTTTACGCCGTCAGCGCTTTGATACTCACCGAAGGCCGGTCATCCTCGAAGCACTCGGGTGTTCGGGCCATTTTCGACCAAGAGTGGGTCAAACCGGGACACGTTCCAATTGAACTCGGACGACTGTACCGTCGCCTTTTCGAGAGTCGCCAACAGAGTGACTACGCCGATTTTGTCACCTTCGAAGTGTCCACCGTCAGTTCTTGGGTGGATGAAGCTTTCCATTTTGTGGAGACTGTTGGAACTGTGATTGAGGACAGGGCCTGA
- a CDS encoding nucleotidyltransferase domain-containing protein translates to MGHGTKSLHRWNAVSFRDKSNLWACKATIRSVLPDAKLVLYGSRARGDAEPESDFDLLVLVPAPVSQATLQKLSDAIYDVELERGIVVSCLVCSDEEWNSSPWRVSPFRVNVEREGIVL, encoded by the coding sequence ATGGGTCACGGAACGAAGTCGTTGCACCGATGGAACGCGGTTTCGTTCCGAGACAAGTCGAACTTATGGGCCTGCAAGGCTACGATCCGCTCCGTGCTGCCGGATGCCAAGTTGGTGCTATACGGGAGTCGAGCGCGCGGCGACGCCGAGCCCGAGTCCGACTTTGATCTTCTCGTCCTCGTGCCTGCGCCGGTCTCTCAGGCTACTCTCCAGAAACTCAGCGATGCGATTTACGACGTAGAGCTCGAGCGTGGCATTGTGGTTTCGTGTCTTGTGTGTTCTGACGAGGAGTGGAACTCCAGTCCCTGGCGAGTGTCGCCCTTCCGTGTGAATGTCGAGCGGGAGGGGATTGTGCTTTGA